The region AAGTAAACAGTTCAATGTACAAGTGAACTATGGAGGGTGGTTCCTTGGTGGCGGCAAATACAGGTCTTATGTGGGTGGAAAATCAGTCTGCTATAATTTCTTTGACGAGGAGCAGTGGACAACACAACAAGTTCATGATTTGGTTAAGAAAGTAGGTTTAATCAGCCAGTAAATATACCTATTTACAATTGCAAACCGTGGCAATGTGAACTCTAACAGATTGACAAAGCTAATTTCGATGGATGGCACTCGGGATATTATGTCTTATGTACCACAACATTTTCTCCGTATTTACGCTAACCAAACCAACAGTATGATGCCAAACAAACCTGATGATATGGTGCAACATCCTGCTGTTCACTTGCCTGCTGTGATCACACCTATCTACCACCTGAATGAGGTCAAGCCTGATGAAATTCTTAAGCAAAACATTGGCAAAGGAAATAAGAGGCATGGAGTTTCGAAGTTGAGGCACCTACTAAAAGACCAACATAACCAATTGATCTGGAAGAAGACACTACATGGTCTACTGATTTGATGATGCACTGTACTGAACTTGATTCTCTAAAATTTGCACTAAATTTTGTAGGAATTTGATCATGCTACGGAATTTATGTGAAATTGATCATGCACTTGTCTGAACTAGTTCTTTACTATTGCACTCTGAATTAGATCATGCACTTGTCAGTGGGCTCAGGTTttgaagcatggaaattaaacagcCCTCACTCTAACTCCAACATCCATTTCATCACCTACTACAAACATAACATAATTGGTGGATGTGAACTATGGGGGCTTGGAAACGCCCTAGCCACCCGGGTTGTCCGTGAGGCGACTCCAAAGGCCCCCCGCCGCCATCCAAAAAATCCTCCTCTTCGCCACCTCGTTCACCCTACCGCCGCCGAAGGAGGCCGTCAGCGGATGACGACGGTGGGGTGCTCCCCAATTAAGCTACTTTCTTGGCGTTTCTCACCTCTTTTCTTGGCCTCGGCAATTTCTGCTGCCGCCACCATGTGCGACCTCTGCTGGTCAGCGCTGGACTGAATCAGGAAAAGGAATCCTGGCGGGCCACGGTGTACCTCCCGCGGCAGGTTCCTAGAGCCAAATGTCAAGTGGGTGTTCTTGGAAGCTATCCTTGGGAAGCTCAGATTTGACCAGAGATGGATAAAACTGGTGATGGCATGTGTCACTTCCGTTGAGTATAAGGTACGATTCAATTCTAATGAAACACTACCTTTCGCACCAACAAGAGGTCTTTGTCAGGGGGACCCTCTCTCCCTATATTTATTTCTCCTGCGTGCGGAAGGCCTCTCTGCACTTATTGACCAGGAGGACGGAGTTGGTAGCTTGAAGGGTGTTCAGGTGTGTCATGACTCCACAAAGATTTCTCATTTATTGTTCACTAATGACTCACTAATTTTAATGAGAGCAGATCAGGTAAATGCCCAGACACTGAGAAAAATCCTAGATGAATACTATTCGGCGTATGGTCAGTCGGTAAGTGAAGCAAAATGTTCGATCTTCTTCAGTCCCAATACAGGGGTGGAGTTGAAGGCAAAAATCTGTCAAATACTGAATATCATGACAGAATCATTATCAGACAAATATTTGGGCCTCCCCTCAATGATTAGAGTTGACAAGGTGAGTTGTTTTAAACATTTAATAGAAAGGATTTAGAAACTGGTAAATGGATGGAAAGAAAGGACTCGCCATCCCGGCGTGGCCGCGGCGTACCTCCGGCGGCAGGTTCCTGGCGCCAATCATGTCGAGTGGGTGTTCTTGGAAGCTATCCTTGGGAAGCCTGGATTTGACCAGAGATGGATAAAACTGGTGATGGCATGTGTCACTTCCATTGAGTATAAGGTACGATTCAATTCTAATGAAACACTACATTTTGCACCAACAAGAAGTCCTCGTCAGGGGGACCCTCTCTCCCCATATTTGGTTCTCCTGTGTGCGGAAGGCCTCTCTGCACTTATTGCCCATGAGGAGGGAGTTGGTAACTTGGGGGTGTTTAGGTGTGTCGTGACTCCCCAAAGATTTCTCATTTATTGTTCGCTGATGATTCACTCATTTTAATGAGAAGATCAGGTAAATGCCCGGACAATAATAACAATCCTAGATGAGTACTATTCGACGTCTGGTAAGTGAAGCAAAATTGTTCGATCTTGTTCAGTCCCAATACAGAGGTGGACGTGAAGGCAGAAATCTGTCAAATACTGAATATCATGACAGAATCATTATCAGACAAATATTTGGGCCTCCCCTCAATGATTGGAGTTGACAAGGTGAGTTGTTTTAAACATTTAATAGAAAGGATTCAGAAATTAGTAAATGGATGGAAAGAAAGGACTCGTATGGAAAGAAAGGACTCGCCTTACCAGCGAGTCCTTTCTTACCATCCATCCATTCTGTCATGATATTCAGTATTTGTCAGATAAATGGATGGATGAAAATTTAGGGCAACAGATGGAAAGAAAGGATTCAAAATCCACAGCAATACATGCGTTGGCCCTAAATTTCACTCGTGTGGCTGCGAAAGCAACTCCTACCCCTAGACAGAATAGATGGCCTATTGTTCTAGCTTCACAACAATTATTGAATGTTGATGCTTCGTTCAGCGAGGGATTTCACTCAGGATCATGCAGAGCTATCGTTAGAGACGAGACACCACAGGGGTAATTATTGCAGCTTTCACTTCACATTTTGAGCAAGTTGCAGATGTTGTATCAGCAGAAGGAGCGACACTTCGGGGAGGATTGAAGCTAATCCAAAGCCTTAGATGCAACAATGTGCTAGTGAGAATGGACAATATCATTGTGGTGGATTCTCTATGTCTTAACAAGGGACATTCTAGGTCGTGGGCTCGATGTAGTGGCTCATGAGAGATTCTATGGTCACAGCTCCAATACTAGATGATTGCATAGAGTTATTGCGTGAAGTCGGGAAGGTTACTATTGAGCATAGTAATAGAATCAGTGGCTCATGAGCTAGCTAAATGGGGCGTACGAACAATCCGACTGTGTGGATGGACGTACCTCGGAGTTTCTCATTGTTAAATTTTTAGCAGTCGATGTAAGTATTATTCGAAGTTAATAAAGCTAGCAATGAAGGCTTTCCGTAAAAAAAACTCTAAATTAAATTCCATCGGGTCTCTCTCTCCTCCGTGGGACTCACCTCTCTGCTGGCTCACAAAACACGACACTGACCACCAATCATGCTTGTTCAGTAAAGTATAGCTGCTATTTAGGCAGTACTCGCAAGTTCTTCCACTGCGAGTTGCAGCAGTAAAGGGTACATTCGTTCTAGTCTCTATCACATGGGATCTAACGGTGACAGAAACTGCATTGTTCACTTAAGAGCATCAACTCAATTCAAGAGTCTAGGAAGCTTATCtgctactctctccgttccaaaatagatgaccaactttatactaactttagtacaaagttagtacaacgtTGGGTCATCTATctatttcagaacggagggagtactccagAAGCCAGGTTTTCCGAGAACTACATTATATCATCCATTGACAATTTGACATCTAGCTTCTGATGGGAAATGCTTTTCTAGACTACCTTTCCACGCATCAGAGCACATGAGCAGGAAAGCTGACCTAAACGGGATTGCGACACACAGGGATGCAGTCAGGTGGATGAAATGATTGGCTCACCAAAGATGGCATCGTACTGCCCTCCAAAGGCTTGCACAAAGAAACCCAAGATGCCCTCCAGGAAAgggcagcaacaacagcagcagcttTGATTTCAGTCATCTTCCGTTAGGGCTAGGCAAAGGTCTCCGACAGCTTGGAGAAACCCAGCTTCCTGAGGCGGCTGCTCATCGGATTACCGCACCTGACATCCACCACCTCGACGCCATGCACATTtcctttcttcttggccttctcgaAGTTGGGGCTCCTGTCAACCAGCACACCGTCCGAGTGCAGCATTGGGGAGCTGGACTTGTTCCGCTGAGAGCTCCTCCTTGTCTTGCAGGCTTCTTCAGCGCTCACACGGTCAGCTCTGCCATTGCTGCTGCTGGAGACACTGGACGAGCTCTTCCTTGGGATGATCTTCCGGGGGCTAGCGCCGCAGGGCACCGAAACCGGACTGCTTTGGCGTCTCAGGCGCGGGGTGGCAGCTCCTTGCGGCGTGACTTTGATGGCCTCCAGTTCTCTCGTCATGAGCGAGCCGATGGTGCCGGTTGTGCCCACTTTGATGGCGCCCCCCTCACCGTTGACAAGCTCGGCGGCGCACGGCATGATCTCTTTCTGAGAAAACACTAGTAACTTGTTAGGTTTTGTCACAAATGAGGAAGGTGATGAAGCAAGATTTATTGACAAGAGAGGAGACAGGGGCAGTGTACAGTATACTGCAAAGGTGAAAAACCAGGGAGAAAGTTGCATGACAACTAGGATGAAAATCATGGTGTTTCCTCCATGCAAGATGAGAGGTGTATAATAACGGACACTTGCCTCCATGATTGTCACTTGAGAAACATGGAGAAGGATAGGGCTGTCATGACTATACCAGTACCACTAGGGGAGTAACATGCATGGCATGGCAGTCAACCCCTTTCTGTTCCGAGATGAGGACTAGTGGTATCCACACAACAAATCAGCCTAGTGTGTTTTTCTAATTCAAGAGTTATCATGTCCACCCAACAGATCTAATCAATTCATTCTCCTAATGCCAAGAGTTATGACAAATTTAACCGAATCATTGCAGAAATGATACCTTTGTTCCAATAGAATCTGATGAGCAGTCACATCATGTACCAATACGATTTTCGCAATAAAAACACTGTAAATATGCTTAAGAACGACACCGCTTTCCCCAGAAAAACTGATATATTTTTTCTGCACAACGTTGAGTTGTACATGATGCGACGGAGCACCGACAGTCTGAAACTAGTATAATACATTACACTAGTACCAGAAGGAGGAAGCAAATGGACAACCAACCTGTTGCTACAACCAATGCAGTGTTGACAAACAATTACAAGGATTAAAAAAAATCCCAGCATGCTTTCTAAAGTATTGTTCATGTTATCTAAGCCTCTGATTGAGGGCCTTTTCAGGACAATTTGACCAGCATCTGAGGTGTAAAGATGTACTAGACACAAACGTTTTTATCCCCTTTTCTCAAACGCTTTCTGCTCCTTCTTTTCTGCCTTAATTTCCTCGGTGCATCTACTGATGCCTACCTTTAGACCATACTGTATATCATGTAGGCCTACTTCTCAGACAAAAATGTTTTAGCTTACAAAAAACTAATAAGTAGGCCACATTGGTATGTTATCCCCTTtcagagaagtagtagtactactaaTAAGTATAATGATTTTTGgcaccaacagcagcaagaagaaaCAAATGGCATCAAGCATCACTTGATGGGATGCCAACTGGGCCAAAGCAAAGAACCTACTACTTCCTTCCTCCTGCCGCATTCTTTTTCTGCATATCTATTCTTGGATCCCTTGGGCTACTGGTCTAGTGATTGATTAATAATCTAATGCGGCACCAAATCATGTGGCAGCGCCGGCCAAACTCATTAATCTAAGGAACACTGAAACGGACGAACACAGGAACTGGAACGGAAGATTTCGTTGAGAAGAAGCACCCGACGAGCGGCTCTGGTCAAGAGCTCTCCATAACACAATCTTGCTAGTTAAGGAGAAAATGAAGATATAATGGACTAGTCTACACACAAGTGACAATTTGGGAGAAGAAAAAACATTTGGAACCACAGACAATTAGCAATCCGGGACAGATTCGAGGGAAATGGCACCAAGCCAAACCATCGCAAGAAGAAATGGTGAGAGGGTCAGGACCTCTGGATTGGATCCCCAAAGGAGCTACCACCAACAATCTTTCTTTCACCCCCCAACAGCACAGCCGTTCGAGATATCACACAAAGCAACGAGATAAAAGGATGCTGCGGCGTACCTACCGGCCTGCTGAATCTTGAAGAGCTTGAAGATCTTTGCGCACCAGGAGGGAGAAGGGAGGAGGAGAAGGGGGGCAGCTTCTGGCCAGAATTGAATtgaagaacacaagggaagggtGAGGAGAGGAGATATCGACAATGGGGTCACACCAAACGCCCTGTGTGTTTTGAAGACCGCAACCTATATTATTATTACCTCGCCCCCATTTATTGCCTGCCTCGTTCTTCTTCCCTCTCCTCTCTTCTCTGTCATTTTGTCATGTGCGCCAGGACAATGCTTGTCTTTTCTAGGACGGCTTATCGGCGAAAGACGAGTGGTGTGTGGTCAGGGGGTTATTTGCATCTTGCACATTCTTGGAAATTTCCAATTGAGAACTCCTCGGTGAACATGTTATTTGTTGAAAAGGGTACAAGCGCAATTTACGTGGTCTTAGAGTGTTAGGGACAAGCAAGGGAGGGAATCGATCTATAGTCACTCAGTGGCGATTTAGTTTGGACTTGATTACACGAATGGGAATCGAGAGTATCTAGGgttcttgccgccgccgccgttcgtgaTCCACTGGATGGGGGGAAAGGAGAGGCAGTGCATCTTAAGTAGTGGTAGCAGCTGGACCGGGTCGGTTGACCCACTCTGGGCCACAGTAGCGTGGGTTGCAGCGACGGTTGCGGCCGGGCCGAGTCCTCGCCTCGTTTGTAGTTGGGGCCGGGCCGTCCGATGGAGCCGGGCCGTCAGGGGGGTTAACATCCCCTCCTCCTTGAGacgaggcttgcccccaagcctccGCATGGGGGAAGCGAGCTTGAAGCGCCTGCTTGTCCTCCCAGGTGGTGTCGAGCGCCGCGCCTGCCGACCATTGGACTTGGACTTGCTCGATCATGGTCTCGTTCTTCTTGCGCCATCTTGTTTGGAGGATCTTGATCGGGATTGCCGTGCCGCCTGCTTCTGACGGCAGAGTTGTGGACGCGGTGGTGCCTGGTAGCAGAGCTTGTCGAAGCTGCAACACATGGAAGACTGGGTGTACTGTTGCATGAAGAGGAAGTTGCAGTTTGTAGGCGACATCATTGACCTTGCCGATGATCTTGAACGGGCCGTAGTACTTGTAGCTGAGCTTGTGGTTTGCCCGAGGAGCCACCGAGGTTTGGATGTAAGGCTGCAATTTGAGGAAGACTTGATCACCGACCTGGAACTGGCGAAAAGAGCGCTTCTTGTTCGCCTGGTCCTGCATGATCTGGCGCGCGCGGTGGAGTTGCTGTTGGATGAGGTCTTGCATAACCTCTCGTTCCTCGAGCCAGGTTTGCAGCGCTGACACTGACGATGATGTCGAAGCAGTTATCCCCCAGTGCCTTGGCTCTCTCCCAAACATGGCCTTGAATGGCGTCATTCCGATGGCTGAGTGGTGGGAGGAGTTGCACCAGAACTGCGCCAGAGGTACCCAAAAACTCCAGCGCTTCGGGCACGCTTGAATGAAGCAGCGGAGGTACGTCTCAATGCATTGGTTGACCcgctcagtttggccatcagtctgCGGGTGGTTCGCTGTGCTCATGCGCAATTCCGTACCTACATACTTAAACAGCTCCTGCCAAAAGTGGCTAGTGAAAACTGGGTCACGGTCAGATACGATAGCTCCAGGGAAACCGTGCAGCTTGTATAGTTGTTGCATGTAGATGTTGGCCACTTTAGATGCTGTATAAGGATGCGCAAGAGGAAGGAAATGAGCAAACCGAGTCCTCTTGTCGACCACCACAAGCAAGCAGTTGTGTTGACCCGATTGTGGCAATCCGTGCACGAAGTCCATGGTGATGAGATCCCACGATTCTTTGGGGATTGGCAGTGGCATTAACAGCCCTGGCGACGTAGTGCGGTCTGGCTTGGCCTGCTGACACACCTGAAAACATCGCACATATTGCTGCACATGCGCCTTCATCTTGGGCCAGGCAAATAGCCTGCGGATGCGGCGGTAGGTCACTGGGAATCCGGAGTGGCCCCCCATTGGGCTGTCATGGAAAGCTGAGATGATGCGCTGCTGCATCGCTATGGTTCCTCCCAGCCAGATGCGACCACGAAAGCGGAGCAGTCCGTTCTGTAACTAAAATCGCCCTTTTGGATCCTCTCGGACAGCCAACTGCTCCAAGAGTTTTTGCGCCTGTGGGTTGGTGTTGTAGCTGCTGACAATGTCTTCGAGCCACGCTGGTTGGCACACACTAATGGTGTGCAGGACTTCAGTTGCCTTCGCTTTGGAGAATGCATCCGCTGCCGTGTTTTCAGCTCCTTTCTTGTACTTGATGACGTAATAGAGTCCCAGCAGTTTCGTAAAGGCTCTTTGTTGCCATGGCGTTGATAGCCTCTGCTCTGTCAGGTGGGTCAAACTGCGCTGGTCAGTCAGGATGGTGAATTCGGCATGCTGGAGGTAGGGGCGCCACTGGTCTACGGCCACAATAACTGCCAAGTATTCCTTCTCGTAGGTTGAGAGTCCTTGGTATCGAGGACTCAAGGCTTTGCTCATATAAGCGATAGGGTGGCCATCCTGCTGCAGTATCGCTCCGATCCCTTTGTCGCATGCGTCGGTCTCGATCATGAATGGCTTGGCGAAGTTGGGGAGTGCTAGCACTGGTGCTTCGATCAGGTGCTGCTTGAGGAGCTGGAATGTTGTATCTGTGGCTGGCGTCCAGACAAACGGTGCTCCTTTTTTTAGAAGGTTGAATAGCGGCCGGGCTATGACTCCAAAGTTCTTGACGAATCTTCGATAGTACCCCGCTAGCCCCAAGAAGCTGCGGACTGCCTTGACGTCAGTTGGGGTCGTCCAATTGGATACTGCTTGTATCTTGGTTAGTTCCGTGGACACTCCCCGATCGCTGATGACGTGTCCCAGGTATGATAGGCTGTGCTGACCGAACTCGCACTTGGACATCTTCACGTGCCATTGATCCCGGCACAAAAGCTGCAACACTTGTCGTAGATGGTTGATGTGGTCTCTCAGAGTCTTACTGAACACGAGGATGTCGTCGAAGAAGAGGAGCACACACTTGCGATCAACTGGTTTCAGAGTGGTTGTCAGAGCTCCGTTGAACGTGGTCGGCCCACCCGCTAGCCCGAAGGAAACCACCAAGAACTCGTAATGGCCTAAATGTGTCTGGAACGCGGTCTTGTACTCTTCCCCTTCTGCCAAgcggatctggtgatagcccgagcgcATATCCAATTTGGAGAACCAGGCTGCCCCGTGCAGCTCGTCCAACAACTCTTCAATGATAGGCACGGGGTACTTGGCGATGTAAGTGATGGCATTGAGGTGTCTGTAGTCGATACAGAGCCTCCAAgtctcatccttcttcttgacgagaatGGCTGGCGAACAGAAGGGACTGCTGCTTTTCTGGATAACGCCTTTGCGGAGAAGCTCCTCCACCTGAGCATCGATCTCCTTCTTGTGCTCTGGTTTGTGCCGGTAGGGTCGGATATTCACTGGTTGGGCCCCTGGAATGAGAGGGATCTTGTGATCACAGTCGCGGCGAGGCGGTAACCCTTCTGGTTCTTTGAATACATCCGAGAATTCCTCCAAAACAGCTTGAATCTCTGGGGAAGTGGTGTTGATGCTGCCCTCGCTGGTCGTCGCATAGATCAGCGCCATGTGCGTGATGGCATTCGTGTTGCAGAGTTGTTGAAGTTGGAGCGCGTTGATGACGGAGCAAGTTGAGGAAGTAGCTTCGTGCCCTTGGAGACGAATTGCCCCCGTGGTCGACGGAATCTCGATGAGTTTCGCACGCCAATCCACGGTCATGGGACTGTACTCCTCGAGCCAGTCCATGCCTAAGATTGCGTCGTACGTCTCGAGTGCCAGCACCTTCATATTTGTCGTGAACTGGTGCCCCTGGGTGCACCATTGGCACTGTGGCACACTGGCAGAGCATGCTAGTGCTCCCCCATCAGCGACGCGCACCTGGTATGCACGTGGGAGGGGTTGGACTCCTTGGATGGCCGCCGCCAGGCGCTCGTTGATGAAGGATGCGGTGCTGCCGGAGTCCACTAGCATCAGGACCTCACCCCCCTGGATCCATGCTCGTAATTGGAACGCCTTGCTCGATACGCCCCCCGTCAGGGCCGGCTTGGAGATGGCCACGACCACTTCATCTTGAGTGGTTTCCGGTTGCTGTGGTGGGGATGTAGCATCGATGCCGAAGAGTTCCAGAAGTTCCTCGACGACGTGGAGTTGGACTGACGTCGGGCAGGTGTGGTCGGGTCCCCACCGCTTGCCGCACTTGAAGCACAGCCCACGCACTCTGCGGTAGTCGCGCAGAGCCTTGAGCTTGGTTGAGTCGGCTCGTGCGGCGTCGATGCCGTGGCGATCTGCGGCTGGAGCTGGTGGTGTCGCACGTGCCGGCGGGAGAGGCAGAGGGAGCGgcacggtgagcttcggtggcgcgTCTGGAGGGCGCGTAGGTGTGGGACGAAGCATATCCGCACGCGCGTTGTCGGCCACCTCCTCCTGCAGCAGCGCCAAGGCACATGTCATGTCCAGATCGGGCGACCGCTGAACCATGACCACCGCTCGAATGTCCGCCCGCAATCCTTCCACAAAACGTGTGAGGAAATAAAATGGGTGAATAGAGTCCAAATAAGAGCTTAAATGGTTAATGATCAATTCAAATCGTTCGATAAAATCAGCTACAGTGGATGTTTGTTTAATGGTATAAAACTGCCGAATGAGCAACTGATGTCTATCGCGACCAAATCGTGTAGTTAACAGAGCAGAGAAGGATTCCCAATCGAAGCTATTGAGCTTCTTTTGGACTGACTGTAACCAAATGGCCGCGGCCCCAGAGAAGTTGAGGGCAGCCATGGGAACCCAGAAGGTTTTATGAATGCCAAACATGGAGAAATATTGCTCACACATCGTTTTCCACATGTTCGGGTTCTCGCCCGTGAATTGTGGGAACGAAATGGAAGGATGGGCTTGTCCCAAACCCGCAAGCATCTGACTAGCATGCGCAAAAGGAGAAGGTAGGATTTCGATCTGACCGTTGGCCGGGAGGGACGGCGGCGTCTGGAACGACACCGCCAGCCTCCCCCGATGCAGATGGAATTCGCCGTGGTCCTTAGACCCTTGAGGGGCGTCCTCATCGCCTCCCGCCAGGCCCACGCTGTCGGTGGGCAGCACGGGCGGTGGCGCCGTAGTGGGAAGGGGTGGCGCGCTCCCGTTGGTGTCGGTGGAGGGGAGCGGGCGCGCTTGTTGGAGAGAGGTGACCGCGTCGCCCAGATCGGAGACGCGGCGCTCCAGATCCGGCCGCCACGCAACGAGATCGTCGAGGCGGACAGTGACCGCGGTGAGGGCCGCGGTGTTGGCCTCCATCGTTGCGGTGAGCTTGTCGAGGTAGGCCTTCGCAGATGGATCCATGGCTTCGACGAGAAAACAACCGTGGCGGATCCCTCGAGTTTTGATGAGATGAGCCAGATCGGGTGGAAGGGTGGAGGTGTTGTGGCGACTGATACCAGATGTTAGGGGCAAGCAAGGGAGGGAATCGATCTATAGTCACTCAGTGGCGATTTAGTTTGGATACAGACTTGATTACACGAATGGGAATCGAGAGTATCTAGGGTTCTTGCCACTGCCGCCATTCATGATCCACTGGATGGGGGGAAAGGAGAGGCAGTGCAGCTTAAGTAGTGGTAGCAGCTGGACCGGGCCGGTTGACCCACTCTGGGCCACAGTAGCGTGGGTTGCAGCGACGGTTGCGGCCGGGCCGAGTCCTCGCCTTGTTTGTAGTTGGGGTCGGGCCGTCCGGTGGAGCCAGGCCGTCAGGGGGGTTAACATAGAGCAACTCCAATGCACGGCCCCAAACTAATGGGGTGGCATCCGGTCATTTTTCTGGATGCGGTGGTCATGCGTCCAACGCGCAAACACATCTGGTTCGGCCGCCTGAATTTTTTTGCAAATGATTTTCTTGTCCACCGTGGCTGTAGTTCATGCTAGCGACCCACAAACATATGCTAGCCTACAAAATGGTCAACCCTCAAGTTTTCCTGCCGGAAACAAAGTCAGCGGCCGGCACACTAGCCAGCCTTCAAAAATGTATAAGTTTTCTCGTTGGCAATAAAGCCACTGGCCAACACAGTTGCCAGCCTTTAAAAAGAACGGCCATAGTCCACAGTCGAGGCCTCCTTAGCTCAGGCTGTGTTGGTCGAACATCTCCTTCTGCCGGTTCGCTAACCAAATTCTTCTCTTCAGGGACATGTTGGTCAAGTGCATGCTCATGATTGCTAGCACCGCCTCTTTTGCTTTGGTGTCGGCATTGGTGACCTCGATCGCGAGCTTCCTCCTCTTGGCAGCCTCCTCCATGTCAAGCTTCTTCGTTTGGAGCTCCAACTATATCTTCATTTTCTTCGCGCTTCCTCTCCTCCCCCACTTCCTTTTGAGTCATCATGCCGTGCAAAGTTTCTTGCAAGGCGATAGATGTCGCATCACGCTTCTCGTCAAGCTTCGAGTTGGTCTTGCCCATCGGTCTCTTGAGCGCATCTCCATTCCCAACCACGGTCGTCGGCCCTCCTTTCTTCTTTAGAGCGGCATATTGATCTTCGAACTTGGGACTGATGAAAGACCAACAATGGGTGAGAATGAATGGCTTGTTCTTATGCCGGGCCTTGAAGTCTTCCAAAGATTGGAACGCCTACATAATCAAAGAGATGGCCATAGATGTAACAGCAAAGGACACaagatgcaacaaacatgaacatgGCATAGCAATGAAATAGAAGACATCATACCAAGTCACCCACGCCTAGGTCACCCACAGGGTGGGCTTCGACGCTCTCAAGCACAGTGCAATACTTGTTGCATTCTTGTTGAATGAATCCCCATCTCTTTTGGATTGAGTTGATGCCACGGCTGCTCGCAAACTTGTAGGACACAAACTTCCTCCGTTCATGAAAGGTAGTATGAACTCTCATCCAAAAGGCGGGTCCTTTTTGTTCGGCATCGGTCTTGGGATCTTGGCCTATCTCCATCCAACTCTCGCAAATCAAAGTGTCCTCTTCTTTGTTATATGATCCCGTGTGAATGCTTCGCTTCCTACTTTGTGCCTTGGCTCTTTGGGTAAGATTAACGATAAACAATGGCTCACCCCCAACAGCACAGTTGTTTGAGATATCACACAACTCAATGAGATAAAAGGATGTTGCGGCATAGCTACCAGCCTTCTGAATCTTGAAGCGCTTGAAGATCTTTGCGCACCAGGCAGAGTGTGGGATAGAAGAAgtgaggaggagaaggcggcagcttcTAGCCAGAATTGAATTGAAGAACGCAAGGGAAGGGTGaggtgaggagaggagaggagatatCGACGGGTCACACCAAATGCCCTGTGTGTTTGAAGACTGCAACCTATATTATTATTACCTCACCCTTATTTATTGTCTGCCTAGTtcttcttccctctcctctccACTCCTCTCTGTCATTTTGTCATGCACGCATGTACATTTTTTTTCTTGAATACGCAAAACTGTGCGTATCATTCATTAAAGAAGAAGAGGGAGGACACCCCAAATCCACGGTCACAACATTATTTACATGTCGGAATTATCCGACGCCACCTAATGAGT is a window of Triticum dicoccoides isolate Atlit2015 ecotype Zavitan chromosome 2B, WEW_v2.0, whole genome shotgun sequence DNA encoding:
- the LOC119363466 gene encoding uncharacterized protein LOC119363466, giving the protein MPCAAELVNGEGGAIKVGTTGTIGSLMTRELEAIKVTPQGAATPRLRRQSSPVSVPCGASPRKIIPRKSSSSVSSSSNGRADRVSAEEACKTRRSSQRNKSSSPMLHSDGVLVDRSPNFEKAKKKGNVHGVEVVDVRCGNPMSSRLRKLGFSKLSETFA